The sequence ATTCGTTGGATTAATATTCTAGGTCTTTCGATGCAGCCTTCAGAATTTATAAAACCATTTTTTGCGGTAGTGGCTGGTTGGATATTATCATTGAAATTTGAGGGAGAGTTCCCTAGTTTTTCTATCTGTATAGGTCTGTATGCTATCATTGCTTTATTATTAATTATCCAGCCAGACTTTGGTATGTTAGTGATGGTTACTGCGGTTTTTGGTATTCAACTTTTTATCGCTGGTATGCCGATATTTTGGATTATACTTGCTGCTTTTATGTTACTATTTGGCGTTACAGCAGCCTATTTTTGGCTACCTCATGTAGCACAGAGGATTAATAGTTTTTTCGATCCAGAGAGTATTAGTAATTATCAAGTTAGTAAGTCAATTAGAGCATTTGAGCATGGCGGTTTGTATGGTTGCGGTCCTGGTGAAGGAGCGGTAAAACAAGTATTGCCGGATTCGCATACTGATTTTATCTTTGCCGTTGCTGGTGAGGAATTTGGGGCAATTATCTGCTTGATAATTGTAGGAATATTTGCTTTTATAGTGATTCGTAGTTTACTAAAACTCATTAATGAAGAAGATAAATTTGCCCAATTTGCAGCAAGTGGTATTATTGCCCAGATAGGTTTACAGGCGATAATTAATATAGGCGTTACCTTGAATTTATTACCAACCAAAGGTATGACCTTACCCTTTATCAGTTATGGTGGTTCTTCAACTTTTGCCATAGCTATTGCTACTGGGATGTTGCTTGGTTTTACTAAATATAAAACTTCCCTTACTAACTATAAGATTCAAGATATTGACGTATGAAGAATATAATTGTTGTTGGTGGTGGTACGGCAGGTCATCTGTTTCCAGCTATTGCTTTGGCTGAAGAATTAGTGAAACGCGGGTATAAGCTACACCTTATTACTGATGTTAGATGTCAAAAATATTTAACTGAAGATTTACCGTTCATTCCACATATAATAAATTTTAGATTACCACCTAAAGGGTTAATTAATAAGTTTAAATTAT comes from Candidatus Tisiphia endosymbiont of Nemotelus nigrinus and encodes:
- the ftsW gene encoding putative lipid II flippase FtsW, producing the protein MIKNNHNNELSNNYLKWWWRSIDQQMIIALVILFIFSVMLVTTAGSAVANRIGLNEHYFASRQLIYLASASFLIIIFASFSRKWLKRLSILGFIASIVLLILVRFYGYEVKGAIRWINILGLSMQPSEFIKPFFAVVAGWILSLKFEGEFPSFSICIGLYAIIALLLIIQPDFGMLVMVTAVFGIQLFIAGMPIFWIILAAFMLLFGVTAAYFWLPHVAQRINSFFDPESISNYQVSKSIRAFEHGGLYGCGPGEGAVKQVLPDSHTDFIFAVAGEEFGAIICLIIVGIFAFIVIRSLLKLINEEDKFAQFAASGIIAQIGLQAIINIGVTLNLLPTKGMTLPFISYGGSSTFAIAIATGMLLGFTKYKTSLTNYKIQDIDV